One genomic region from Nostoc sphaeroides encodes:
- a CDS encoding DUF29 domain-containing protein, with translation MTQSPVKTLYVTDFALWIEQTVNSLKFQDYSNVDWENLIEEIEGLGRRDRRELESRLTTLFEHTLKRNYVNLPECYGGWEATISRTQQELSRILRDSPSLRNYFLTISDECYQNAHKNMSKEYEIKFPDDCPFPNNVETLLNDSFWCC, from the coding sequence ATGACTCAATCACCAGTAAAAACTCTCTATGTAACAGACTTTGCATTATGGATTGAGCAGACTGTCAACAGCTTAAAATTCCAAGATTATAGCAATGTAGACTGGGAAAACTTAATTGAGGAAATAGAAGGATTGGGGAGGAGAGATAGACGGGAATTAGAAAGTCGTTTGACAACTTTATTTGAACATACCTTAAAACGGAATTATGTAAATTTACCAGAATGTTATGGTGGTTGGGAAGCAACAATTAGCCGCACACAACAGGAATTAAGTCGTATTCTTAGAGATTCCCCTAGTCTACGTAATTATTTTTTAACTATATCTGATGAATGTTATCAAAATGCACATAAAAACATGAGTAAGGAATATGAAATAAAATTTCCTGATGATTGTCCTTTTCCTAATAATGTAGAAACATTATTGAATGATAGTTTTTGGTGTTGTTAA